One part of the Enterococcus sp. DIV1094 genome encodes these proteins:
- a CDS encoding carbohydrate ABC transporter permease, with protein sequence MKQKDLFRNGNAFLVLPVIMISIMVFVPMGLALITSFQSGPPVNMTFNGLGNYQRMLGDSTFRKAFFNTFLYLLVQVPVMLFLALFISNLLNDKKLKFKGLFRTAIFLPCITSMVSYSLIMKSLFSQSGLVNNLLVGIGLIDNPIGWLTHPFWAKVLIIISITWRWTGYNMIFFLSGMQNIDPEIYEAADIDGASRWQQFIKITIPNLKPIILFTSITSTIGTLQLFDEVQNITGGGPANATTTLSQYIYNLSYKFTPNFGYAAAVSFVIVVFIVLLSIIQTKVGSEKQ encoded by the coding sequence ATGAAACAAAAGGATCTATTTAGAAATGGCAATGCGTTTTTAGTACTTCCAGTGATCATGATTTCGATTATGGTTTTTGTCCCAATGGGATTGGCGTTGATCACTTCTTTTCAAAGTGGTCCTCCTGTAAATATGACCTTCAACGGTTTAGGAAATTATCAACGGATGTTGGGCGATTCGACTTTTCGTAAAGCATTTTTCAATACCTTTTTATACTTATTAGTACAGGTTCCTGTCATGTTGTTTTTGGCATTGTTCATTTCTAATCTGTTGAATGATAAAAAATTGAAGTTCAAAGGATTGTTTAGAACAGCAATTTTCTTACCATGTATCACATCAATGGTCAGTTATTCATTGATCATGAAAAGCTTATTTTCTCAATCAGGTCTAGTGAATAATCTGTTGGTTGGGATTGGCTTGATCGATAATCCGATTGGTTGGTTGACACACCCATTTTGGGCAAAAGTGCTGATCATCATTTCGATCACATGGCGCTGGACAGGCTATAATATGATTTTCTTTTTATCTGGTATGCAAAATATCGACCCAGAAATCTACGAAGCCGCAGACATTGATGGTGCCTCAAGATGGCAACAGTTCATAAAAATCACGATCCCGAACTTGAAACCGATCATTTTGTTTACATCGATCACTTCAACGATCGGTACTTTACAATTATTTGATGAGGTTCAAAATATCACAGGCGGTGGCCCGGCAAATGCAACAACGACATTATCTCAATATATCTATAATTTGAGTTACAAGTTTACGCCGAATTTCGGTTATGCCGCAGCGGTTTCTTTCGTCATCGTCGTATTTATCGTCTTATTATCCATTATTCAAACGAAAGTAGGGAGTGAGAAACAATGA